Proteins encoded by one window of Streptomyces sp. ALI-76-A:
- a CDS encoding sugar ABC transporter permease encodes MTVAIDRATGKRRGDRAPKPGLGRRLRHRYQKHWYAYAMIAPVVIVLGVLVVYPLVYGLYLTLTDANSLNTARTIGVNHIDATYKFIGLDNYADILWGDTAYDRFWSHFIWTVVWTALCVTLHYTIGLGLALLLNQKLRGRTFYRLVLILPWAVPTFVTVFGWRFMLADAGIINSFLETLHLPTPLWLEDTFWQRFAAVMVNTWCGVPFMMLSLLGGLQSIDTSLYEASEMDGANAWQRFRYVTLPGLRSVSSTVVLLGVIWTFNQFAIIFLLFGTTAPEAQILVTWAYYLGFGQQPRDFAQSAAYGILLLAILIVFTSFYRRWLNRNDQQLAI; translated from the coding sequence ATGACAGTCGCCATCGACCGCGCGACCGGCAAGCGCCGCGGTGACCGCGCGCCGAAGCCCGGGCTGGGCCGGCGCCTGAGGCACCGCTACCAGAAGCACTGGTACGCCTACGCGATGATCGCCCCGGTGGTGATCGTCCTCGGCGTCCTCGTCGTCTATCCCCTGGTGTACGGCCTCTACCTCACGCTCACCGACGCCAACAGCCTCAACACGGCCCGCACCATCGGCGTCAACCACATCGACGCCACGTACAAGTTCATCGGCCTGGACAACTACGCCGACATCCTGTGGGGCGACACCGCCTACGACCGCTTCTGGTCGCACTTCATCTGGACCGTCGTGTGGACCGCGCTCTGCGTCACCCTGCACTACACGATCGGCCTCGGGCTCGCCCTGCTGCTCAACCAGAAGCTGCGCGGCCGCACCTTCTACCGGCTGGTCCTGATCCTGCCCTGGGCCGTGCCGACCTTCGTCACCGTCTTCGGCTGGCGCTTCATGCTCGCGGACGCCGGCATCATCAACTCCTTCCTGGAGACGCTGCACCTGCCGACCCCACTGTGGCTGGAGGACACCTTCTGGCAGCGGTTCGCCGCGGTCATGGTCAACACCTGGTGCGGTGTCCCCTTCATGATGCTGTCGCTGCTCGGCGGCCTGCAGTCCATCGACACCTCCCTGTACGAGGCCTCGGAGATGGACGGCGCGAACGCCTGGCAGCGCTTCCGGTACGTCACCCTGCCGGGCCTGAGGTCCGTCAGCTCCACCGTCGTGCTCCTCGGCGTCATCTGGACCTTCAACCAGTTCGCCATCATCTTCCTGCTGTTCGGCACCACCGCCCCGGAGGCACAGATCCTCGTCACCTGGGCGTACTACCTCGGCTTCGGACAGCAGCCGCGTGACTTCGCCCAGTCGGCCGCCTACGGCATCCTGCTGCTGGCCATCCTGATCGTCTTCACCTCCTTCTACCGCCGCTGGCTGAACCGCAATGACCAGCAGCTCGCGATCTGA
- a CDS encoding extracellular solute-binding protein, whose amino-acid sequence MRRGIAATALVASLALAATACGGSDSGDSADGPVTITWWDTTNATNEAPAYQALVKEFEAANKDVKVDYVNVPFDQAQNKFDTAAGSKGAPDILRSEVGWTPAFAKKGYFLPLDGTEALADASKFQPNLIEQATYEGKTYGVPLVTDTLALVYNKELFAKAGVEAPKTWDDLRKAAATIKDKTGVDGYWGSTQAYYAQTFLHGEGADTVDAEAKKVTVASAPAKKGYETWLSLFDGKGLHKADTTADAYAHIQEAFVSGKVAAIIQGPWEITNFYKGSAFKDKGNLGIATVPAGSTGKAGAPTGGHNLSVYAGSDAAHQKAALKFVNFMTSAKSQTQIALKNSTLPTRDDAYTAEVKADPGIAGFQSVLPAAQPRPALPEYSSLWGPLDTELPQIAGGKQSLDEGLGKAETAIAKLVPDFSK is encoded by the coding sequence ATGCGGCGTGGCATAGCGGCCACAGCGCTGGTGGCGTCCCTCGCCCTCGCGGCGACGGCCTGCGGCGGAAGCGACAGCGGCGACTCGGCCGACGGGCCGGTCACCATCACCTGGTGGGACACCACCAACGCCACCAACGAGGCGCCGGCCTATCAGGCCCTGGTCAAGGAGTTCGAGGCCGCCAACAAGGACGTCAAGGTCGACTACGTCAACGTCCCCTTCGACCAGGCGCAGAACAAGTTCGACACCGCCGCCGGTTCCAAGGGCGCCCCGGACATCCTGCGCTCCGAGGTCGGCTGGACCCCCGCCTTCGCCAAGAAGGGCTACTTCCTGCCGCTGGACGGCACCGAGGCCCTCGCCGACGCGAGCAAGTTCCAGCCCAACCTGATCGAGCAGGCCACGTACGAGGGCAAGACGTACGGCGTGCCGCTGGTCACCGACACCCTCGCGCTGGTCTACAACAAGGAGCTCTTCGCGAAGGCCGGCGTCGAGGCCCCGAAGACCTGGGACGACCTGAGGAAGGCCGCCGCCACGATCAAGGACAAGACCGGCGTCGACGGCTACTGGGGCTCCACCCAGGCCTACTACGCGCAGACCTTCCTGCACGGCGAGGGCGCCGACACCGTCGACGCCGAGGCCAAGAAGGTCACCGTCGCCTCGGCTCCCGCCAAGAAGGGCTACGAGACCTGGCTGAGCCTGTTCGACGGCAAGGGCCTGCACAAGGCCGACACCACCGCCGACGCCTACGCCCACATCCAGGAGGCGTTCGTCAGCGGCAAGGTCGCCGCGATCATCCAGGGCCCGTGGGAGATCACGAACTTCTACAAGGGCTCGGCCTTCAAGGACAAGGGCAACCTCGGCATCGCCACCGTCCCGGCCGGCTCCACCGGCAAGGCGGGCGCCCCGACCGGCGGCCACAACCTGTCGGTGTACGCGGGCTCGGACGCCGCCCACCAGAAGGCCGCGCTGAAGTTCGTCAACTTCATGACCTCCGCGAAGTCCCAGACGCAGATCGCGCTGAAGAACTCCACCCTGCCGACCCGCGACGACGCCTACACCGCCGAGGTCAAGGCCGACCCGGGCATCGCCGGCTTCCAGAGCGTGCTGCCCGCCGCCCAGCCGCGCCCGGCGCTGCCCGAGTACAGCTCCCTGTGGGGCCCGCTGGACACCGAGCTGCCGCAGATCGCCGGCGGCAAGCAGTCCCTGGACGAGGGCCTGGGCAAGGCGGAGACCGCGATCGCCAAGCTGGTCCCGGACTTCAGCAAGTGA
- a CDS encoding LacI family DNA-binding transcriptional regulator: MTTRLADIAAQAGVSEATVSRVLNGKPGVAATTRQSVLAALDVLGYERPVRLRQRSEGLVGLITPELENPIFPALAQVIGQALTRQGYTPVLATQTPGGSTEDELTEMLVDRGVAGIIYVSGLHADTTADMQRYEQLRAQGVPFVLVDGFSPKVQAPFISPDDRAAMTLAVTHLVSLGHTRIGLALGPKRFVPVQRKIEGFVRTMQDLLGLSTDTIESELVQHSLYTLEGGQAATSALIDRSCTAVVCASDMMALGAIRAARQRGLEVPTDISVVGFDDSPLIAFTDPPMTTVRKPVPAMGQAAVRTLLEEIGGTPAPHSEFVFMPELVVRGSTASAPGERGRP, translated from the coding sequence GTGACCACACGGCTTGCCGACATCGCTGCTCAGGCGGGGGTGAGCGAAGCGACCGTCAGCCGCGTCCTCAACGGCAAGCCGGGCGTCGCCGCCACCACCCGCCAGTCCGTGCTCGCCGCCCTCGACGTCCTGGGCTACGAGCGCCCGGTCCGTCTGCGGCAGCGCAGCGAGGGCCTGGTCGGCCTGATCACCCCGGAGCTGGAGAACCCGATCTTCCCGGCGCTGGCCCAGGTCATCGGCCAGGCGCTGACCAGGCAGGGCTACACGCCGGTGCTGGCCACCCAGACCCCGGGCGGCTCCACGGAGGACGAGCTCACCGAGATGCTCGTCGACCGGGGCGTGGCCGGCATCATCTACGTCTCCGGACTGCACGCGGACACCACCGCAGACATGCAGCGCTACGAGCAGCTGCGCGCGCAGGGCGTGCCCTTCGTCCTCGTGGACGGCTTCTCGCCGAAGGTGCAGGCGCCCTTCATCTCCCCCGACGACCGGGCGGCGATGACGCTGGCGGTGACCCACCTGGTGTCCCTGGGGCACACCCGGATCGGTCTGGCGCTGGGGCCGAAGCGGTTCGTGCCCGTGCAGCGCAAGATCGAGGGGTTCGTACGCACCATGCAGGACCTGCTGGGCCTGAGCACCGACACGATCGAGTCGGAGCTGGTCCAGCACTCCCTCTACACCCTGGAGGGCGGCCAGGCGGCCACCTCGGCCCTGATCGACCGGTCCTGCACGGCGGTGGTGTGCGCCAGCGACATGATGGCGCTGGGCGCGATTCGGGCGGCCCGGCAGCGGGGCCTGGAGGTTCCGACGGACATCTCGGTCGTGGGCTTCGACGACTCCCCCCTGATCGCCTTCACCGACCCGCCCATGACGACGGTCCGCAAGCCGGTCCCGGCGATGGGCCAGGCGGCGGTGCGCACGCTGCTGGAGGAGATCGGCGGCACCCCCGCGCCGCACAGCGAGTTCGTGTTCATGCCGGAGCTGGTGGTGCGCGGATCGACCGCTTCGGCGCCCGGGGAACGCGGTCGTCCGTAG